From one Phocoena sinus isolate mPhoSin1 chromosome 4, mPhoSin1.pri, whole genome shotgun sequence genomic stretch:
- the LOC116752680 gene encoding LOW QUALITY PROTEIN: dnaJ homolog subfamily C member 30, mitochondrial-like (The sequence of the model RefSeq protein was modified relative to this genomic sequence to represent the inferred CDS: substituted 1 base at 1 genomic stop codon), with translation MGNIAGLDQNTIWGSRLLQWRVWQARGFPPNSGSGLGLEARIYSRSDGPYLRTALYERLGVPSTATQVQIKAADYRQRFLYHPDCNSGSAKAAEHFTHVSQAYMVLGTTTQRRRXDRGLLSDEDLRGPGVQSSKMPAADPDSPRTQPPASRTQGRSQASSGANRTTLDFDAFYQAHHSEQLERERHLSARREALCQQQKERAKKGLGWDGSREMAFVLVLRSLHNPGVSFLIGERREGEQPPAPKNWLFFSP, from the coding sequence ATGGGAAATATCGCTGGGCTTGATCAAAACACCATTTGGGGGTCGCGGCTGTTACAATGGAGGGTGTGGCAGGCCCGGGGGTTTCCACCAAACTCGGGATCGGGCCTGGGCCTGGAAGCGAGGATTTATTCCCGGAGCGACGGCCCTTACTTGCGCACGGCGCTCTACGAGCGGCTCGGCGTCCCCTCCACGGCCACGCAGGTGCAGATCAAGGCAGCTGACTACCGGCAGCGCTTCCTCTACCACCCGGACTGCAACTCGGGGAGCGCCAAGGCTGCCGAGCACTTCACGCACGTCTCCCAGGCCTACATGGTGCTGGGCACTACCACCCAGCGTCGCAGGTAGGACCGCGGCCTGCTCAGCGACGAGGACCTGCGCGGCCCCGGGGTCCAGTCCTCCAAGATGCCCGCCGCCGACCCTGACTCGCCCCGCACCCAGCCTCCCGCCTCTCGGACCCAGGGCCGCTCTCAGGCCTCGTCGGGAGCCAACCGCACCACGCTCGACTTTGACGCCTTCTACCAGGCTCACCACAGCGAGCAGCTGGAGCGCGAGCGGCACCTGAGCGCCCGGCGGGAGGCCCTTTGCCAGCAGCAGAAGGAACGGGCCAAGAAGGGCTTAGGCTGGGACGGGAGCCGAGAGATGGCTTTTGTCTTGGTTCTGCGCAGTCTTCATAATCCTGGGGTTTCGTTTTTAATCGGAGAGCGGAGGGAAGGAGagcagccccccgcccccaagaattggcttttcttttcaccttGA